The genomic window TTCAGTGAGGAGCAGTTAAAGGCAACAATTAGGGGGATTATTAAGGAACTCCTCCACATCACTGGCTTAAACGCCCCAGCAATGCGCATTGTTCTCGAGAATGGTGAGGAAATGTACCTACCGGCTGTTGAGGGTGTTTACGTAGGTAAGATTATTGAATTTGGGCCGGATGCTAGGGTGGAGCCAGGTAATGTTATGCCAATTGGTAAAATACCTGAAGGCACTATGGTTTGTAATATTGAGAAGAGCGTTGGTGATGGTGGGAGGTACGCAAGGTCCAGTGGAACCTACGGTGTAGTTATGATTCACAGGGACTCAACAACACTGGTTCAATTACCCAGTGGAAAGATGGTTGAGGTTGATTCAAGGGCTAGGGCAACAATAGGCATAGTTGCTGGTGGGGGGAGGGTTGAGAAGCCCTTCGTTAAGGCGGGTAGCAAGTACCATAGGGCT from Caldivirga sp. includes these protein-coding regions:
- a CDS encoding 50S ribosomal protein L2, encoding MGKKILVQRAGRGGSQFKSPSWRRVAPLRYVQFSEEQLKATIRGIIKELLHITGLNAPAMRIVLENGEEMYLPAVEGVYVGKIIEFGPDARVEPGNVMPIGKIPEGTMVCNIEKSVGDGGRYARSSGTYGVVMIHRDSTTLVQLPSGKMVEVDSRARATIGIVAGGGRVEKPFVKAGSKYHRARTKAWKYPKVRGKAMSAYAHPHGGGSHQQGGTPVKKNAPPGQKVGFYGSKCTGRGCVRWRAQQAKTQQRQQA